The following coding sequences are from one Triticum aestivum cultivar Chinese Spring chromosome 5A, IWGSC CS RefSeq v2.1, whole genome shotgun sequence window:
- the LOC123102039 gene encoding GATA zinc finger domain-containing protein 10: MDVHHPPNAAAAAAAALGDMFPQEPAMESEDSSTEWLSIYLEDCLTNPASYPVSEEQASVNPNLPHPSSSNPRRKKRSLASVIRDSDEEYFLIVEPPLLLDQKHWLAESELILPKKDKDQELVQKLEQEHEEEYKPYTVQFKQEQAVMRCSICLSNSNQTPQQWQGGPSGALLCNTCSLRLKAGNGFIKLERCGQQVDEEQDHGRGQDKRKIKKTTYYGDDEEPPQEKRRIKKTSFVDEQGKRRTKKTYVNEEVPLEEPVKRCTHCLSHTTPQWRSGPLGPKTLCNACGVRYKSGRLLPEYRPANSPTFVSFMHSNSHKKVMQMRKSVENEHEHEYSHSDM, from the exons ATGGACGTGCACCACCCGccgaatgcggcggcggcggcggccgccgccctcGGCGACATGTTCCCCCAGGAGCCCGCCATG GAAAGTGAAGACAGCAGCACAGAGTGGCTCTCCATCTATTTAGAGGACTGCTTGACTAACCCTGCATCCTACCCTGTCTCCGAAGAACAAGCATCTGTAAACCCAAACCTGCCACATCCTTCATCTTCCAATCCcagaagaaagaagagaagcctGGCCTCTGTTATAAGAGATAGTGATGAAGAATATTTCCTGATTGTTGAGCCACCACTACTACTTGATCAGAAGCATTGGCTAGCAGAGAGTGAGCTCATCCTCCCCAAGAAAGACAAGGACCAAGAACTTGTCCAAAAACTGGAGCAGGAACACGAGGAAGAATATAAGCCCTACACTGTGCAGTTCAAGCAAGAGCAGGCGGTGATGAGGTGTAGCATTTGTTTGTCCAACTCCAACCAAACACCACAGCAGTGGCAGGGTGGTCCATCAGGGGCATTATTGTGCAACACGTGCAGCCTGAGGCTCAAGGCAGGGAACGGGTTCATCAAACTGGAGCGCTGCGGCCAACAAGTTGACGAAGAACAAGATCATGGAAGGGGGCAGGATAAGAGGAAGATCAAGAAGACCACATATTATGGAGATGATGAGGAGCCTCCGCAGGAGAAGAGGAGGATCAAGAAGACTTCATTTGTAGATGAGCAGGGCAAGAGGAGGACCAAGAAGACATATGTGAACGAGGAGGTCCCACTGGAGGAGCCAGTGAAGCGGTGCACCCATTGCCTGTCCCACACGACGCCACAGTGGAGGAGCGGCCCTCTAGGGCCCAAGACTCTATGCAACGCGTGCGGCGTGAGGTACAAGTCCGGCAGGCTGCTGCCGGAGTACAGGCCCGCCAACAGCCCAACCTTCGTGAGCTTCATGCACTCCAATTCCCACAAGAAGGTGATGCAGATGAGGAAGAGTGTCGAGAACGAGCACGAGCATGAGTACTCACACTCGGATATGTGA